The Desulfovibrio piger DNA segment GAGCTGGGCGGGATTCAGGCATCAATGGTTTTGCGAAATCGACCCGTTCTGCCGGATGGTTCTCGCAAGGTACTGGCCGGACATTCCTCTTTATGAGGATGTGAATACTCTGAAAGGCTCTGAACTGCCGCCCGTGGACGTGCTCTGCGGCGGCTTCCCCTGTCAGGACGTATCCCAGGGAGGGAAACATGCGGGAATCAAGAAGGGCACGCGCAGCGGCCTGTGGCTCGAATACGCACGACTCATCGGAGAAATACGTCCCCGGTACGTCATCATCGAAAACGTCCGGGGCTTGCTCGCCAGGGGAATTGAGATCGTCCTGCAAGATTTGGCCGAGATCGGGTATGATGCGGAATGGGAAGTGCTTTCCGCAGCCGCCCTTGGTGCCCCTCATCGGCGCGAACGCGTGTTTGTTGTTGCCTTCCCCCACAGTAACGGCCCTGACCCAGAGCGTAGGCTTTTATCTCCGCTCCAAAGAATCGTGGGAGAAGTCGACCAACCTTTCGGCATACTTGCTTGGCTTGGAATACGGATTGTCGGGCAAAGCCGCGAAGCCGTCCGGCACGCATATCCCGGCCCCGTCCTTTATTGAGTGGATGATGGGCGTGCCGGAGGGCTGGACTATCCCGTAAATATCCCGCCCGTTCCCCGGCGGGTTCTTCCTGAATGGCGCAGCCGCCTGAAGGCTCTGGGGAACGGCATCCTGCCCCAGCAGGCATATGCTGTGGGAGCCTGCATCATGGCGCGCGAGGGAAGGCGCGTTTCCCCCATGCCGTTTGACTCCTGAGAACCGAGAGTTCCAGCGATGAGGGCCACGAGCCCCGTTTTGAAGAAGAAATATATGGATTCTCACTTTCAAACGGACGGTATCTCGCTCTATCAGGGGGATGCCCTGCGCGTCCTCACAACCTTGCCTGAGGCAAGCGTGGACGCAGTCCTCACCGATCCGCCGTATTCCAGCGGAGGCGTCACTCTGGGGGCACGACAGGCCGACCCGGCACAAAAATATCAGTCCAGTGGAACAAAGAAGCAATATCCGCCCATGCTGGGCGATTCCAAGGATCAGCATAGCTGGATCATGTGGTGTACGCTGTGGCTCGGCGAATGCTGGCGCATTGCCCGCGAAGGTGCACCGCTCATGGTGTTCACCGACTGGAGGCAGCTTCCGGCCCTGAGTGATGCCGTGCAAGCCGCAGGGTGGAAATGGCTGGGCATCGTGCCCTGGGACAAGCGAAGTGCCCGCCCGCAAATCGGCAAGTTCCGCCAGCAGTGCGAATATGTGCTGTTCGCCGTCAAAGGGCGTTTCATTGCCCATACGCGAACCTGCTTGCCTGGCGTGTATGGCTACCCTGTGATTGCCGCCAGAAAAGTGCATCTGACCAGCAAGCCGGTGGAGCTCATCGAAGACCTGCTGGCTGTGGCGGCTCCACAGGCAACTGTCCTGGACCCGTTCATGGGCGGTGGGAGCGTGGGCGAGGCATGTATCAGGACTGGCCGGAGCTATATCGGCATGGAGCTGTCGCCAGAGTATTACGAAATCAGCCGCAGTAGGCTGACAGCCGTGCTCGCTGAACGCACATAGAAAAAGGCGAGGTCGCAGGACCCCGCCTTTTTGCAATGATGTTGCGTCCTATGAAATATCGAGCCACACAGGTTATTACGCTTCCTCAAGGGGATTTTTAACGGCGCGCATCAGCCTTCCCTGCCCGTGACGAGGCACTGGCCCTGCGGGCATTCCTGTCCGTCGAGATTGTCCAGCCAGATCCGCTGCAGGGCGGGGTGTTCGTGCAGGAAGCCCTCTTCGCCCTGGAGCCGGAAGACCAGGTTGCTGTCCAGAAGGGCCTGACGTTCGGGCAGGCTTTGGAGCATCTCCGGCTGCCAGCGGTCCAGAAAGGCCAGCAGGGCGCGGGCGTGTCTGTCGTCCGCATCCTGCAGCAGTTTCCTGTGGAGCGCGTGGAAGGCTGCGGCGGTCTCCGGGCTGGGGCGCGTATCGTCCTTTCCGTCAACGCCCAGCACATACGCCGCGTCATCCCAGAGCATGTTCGGGAGCAGTTCCTTTTTCCGCCGCCGTGCCGCCGGGACGGACATCTTGCGCGGCTTGCCTTTACTGTCGCGCAGGTCGCGGACAGATCTCAGGCTGCCGTCTTCAGCGATGACCAGGGCAAAGGAGATCTCCGCGCTGCCCGTTGCCGGGCCTGCGTCCATGGCCGGTTCTTCGTGGAGGAAGCGGTCTTCGCCTTCAAGCTGGAAGACCAGGCGGCTGCCCAGCAGGGCCTGACGTTCGGGCAGGCTGTGGAGCATCTCCGGCCGCCAGTGATCCAGAAAGGCCAGCAGCGCTTTGGCGTGTCTGTCCGGGCAGGCATCGAAACGCTCATGATGCAGCGCCAGAAAGGACTGTCGTTTTTCCGGGGAGGGGCAGGAATCGTCACGTCCGTCGATGCCGAGGACGTAGGAGGTTTTGTCCCACAGGAAGTTGGCGGCGACATTGCTCGATCGGCTGACCGCCGCCGGTACGAAACGGCGCAGCGGCTTGCCTTTGCTGTCGCGCAGGTCATGCACGCCTTTCAGGCTGCCGTCTTCGCCGATGACCAGGGCAAAGTGGATGGCTTCGGCGCTCATGCCTTCGGGCGGCATGCCGGACTGGGGATCCTGCGTCATGCGGTCGTAAAAACGGTACAGTTCTGTCAGATACATAGGGTTTCCCTTTTCCAGCGGGCCACGTCGATGATCCCCTGTTCCAGGCGCGGACGATAGAACAGGGGCTTCATGCCGTGGGCATAGTCGATGTCGTACAGCATATAGCCGAGATCGCGCGGCGCATCGTGGGCAAGGCTGGAGGCGGGCATCGCATCCTCTTCTTCCAGAAGGGAAAAATAGGCGGGGAACTCACGGCACCCCAGACAAGGCTGCTGGAAGCACTCGCCATTCCGTGCGCGGCGCCGAAAGATGTCGATGTGCTTGCCTTCGTTGTCCGACGGGCCGGCTTTGTCCGTCAGCTCGAAATGGGCCTCGATGACGTAATCCACATGCCGCAGCAGCAGGGTGGCCCGTTGCTGGCGGCATTCGTCGGCGAACAGGTACAGGGGCGTGCCGTTCTTTGCCGCATTTTTGACGCTTTTCACGCTGGGGCCCTTTTCCGAGACCTCGTTGCGCCGGATGCTGTCGAACACGATGGGGTTCAGGACGTGGATCCTGTCCACGAGCCAGCGTATGGCCGGTTTCCAGTGGATGGCTTCAAGGATGCCGCGCATCGCCGATGGCGTGGGGACATCATTGCTGCAGCGTTCCCCCTTGTTTTCCGGGCGGGTGAACAGGGCATAGTCGCCCCGGACCCGTAATCTGACTCCGATCATGGGAGCCTCCTTTCAGTTGCTGTCCTTGCCGGGATCTTCCCGGCCTGTCTGGCGGATCAGAAAACCAGATCTGCCGAGGAGATGCCGTCCGCCATCCGCACATCCAGTCCGGTGTCCTCCGCATAGCCCAGACCGCCGCTGAGCAGGTACACGCAGTCATGGAGGCACTCCAGCCGGCCGGCCTGTTCCATGGCTTCCCGTTCCCAGCGATAGACCTGGACGCTGTAGGATTGCAGCCTGCGGAACACCCGGGAGGGGAGGGTCTGCTCGTTGCGCAGGCAGGTGCGCAACTCTTCCGGGAGCTGGGATTCGATGACTACGCTATCCGTTTGAGATTCGATAAACTGGAATGTTCTGTCGATCTCCGCAAAATCCGCATCCAGCTTGGGGATGCGGTAAAAGCGCGGGTCCAGGGCGGCATTGGAGGAGGTGACGAGCTTCATCTTCCGGAGGATGGCGTGCTCATCGAGCAGTTCCGGGTGGCTGTACAGGGCCTGGAAATAACGCCGGATGGTCGCGGGCCCGAACAGGTCGTCCGCATCCTGGACAAGGGCACAGGCCTCGCGTCTGCGGTTCAGGTCGGCGGCCCGGAGGGGAACGGGCTGTTCGCCGTCAAAGACGCAGACCTGCCCAAGCTCCCGTTCTCCATGCCTGTTGCAGCGCCCGGCTGCCTGGGCAATGACATCGAGGCCGTTGCGTTCGCGATAGACCACGGGAAAGCTGATATCCACGCCGCACTCGATGAGCGAGGTGCTGATGACACGGCAGGGAAGGCCGCTGGCCAGCCTTTCCCGTATGGTCTGCAAGGTGCGGCTGCGGTGGCAGGGCGTCATGTACGCGCTGAGATGGAAAAGATCCTCGTTTTTGCCGCATCGCTCGAACAGCGCGCGGGCATGGCGCCGTGAATTCAGGATGCAGAGCACCCGGCGCTCCGCCAGCAGGCGTGCGCCCAGTTCCGCATCGGTGAGCATGGGCTCAAAGGTCGTCCGCACGCGTTCAAAGATCCTGAACAGGGCCGGGAGGGTCGATTCGGGCACCAGGCTGCGGACTTCGTCCGCTTCGAACCCGCAAGGCAGGGCCGTGGAGCGCAACAGGGCCGGCTGGGTGGCCGTGCAGAGGACGATGCTTGTCCCGTAGTGCCCGGCAAGGCTGCGCAGGGCCTCCACGCAGGGGGCGACAAAGGGCACGGGGATCATCTGGGCTTCGTCGAGGATGACCACACTGCGGGCGATGTTGTGCAGTTTGCGGCAGCGGGAAGGCTTGCAGGAAAACAGGGATTCGAAAAACTGGACGGACGTGGTGACGATGACGGCTGCTTCCCAGTTCTCCGTACTCAGCCGGTATTGCAGGCTGGTCGTACTTTCGTCATCGCCTTCGTCGGGATGGACGAAATTGCTGTGGTGTTCCAGCACCACCTCATCGCCGAGCGCCTCGCGGAATATTTGGGCGTTCTGTTCGATGATGCTGGTGTAGGGCACCACAAAGATGATGCGGCGCAGATCGTGCCGGATGGCGTGCCGGATGGCGAAAGACAGCGAGGAGAGCGTCTTTCCCCCTCCGGTCGGGACTGTGAGCGAGAACAGGCCGGGAGCGGCGGCCGCAGCCTGTTCGCACTGTTCGCGGATGAAGGAGCGGGCCAGGGCGATGGCCTTTTGGCGTTCACTGCTGCCGCAGGGCGCGGCCGCACCTGCCTCGAGTTCTTCCGGGGCCACACGGCTTTCGTGCAGGAATCCTTTGCGATGCAGATAGTCTTCCAGTCGGGCGGCCAGCGGCGACAGGGCGGGGACCGCTGGCCGGAGCCGGTAGATGTCGGGGGTGCAGAAACGTTCCGTATCAAGATAGTCGGCATCCACAAGGCAGGAAAACAGCATGCGCAGGGCAAAGCAGATGCGGAAGGGATCAGGATGGCGTCCCTGCTTGCAGATGAGCGGGAGCATCTCCTGGTAGATGTCCATGGGAGAGGCCGGAAGCGGGATGGCCGCGGGGTCCCAGGAGGGGAGCTTTTGGATATTGCCGGGAGCAAGGCGGTGGTCGAGACCGGTACCGTATTCGGATCCGGCGTCGGGCAGGCCGCCGTGATGTCCGAGGATGGGATAGGCCAGAAAACGGGACAGCATGGTGCCCAGGGCGGCGGTCTGCCGGGATGGAGACGCTTCCCAGCGTTGCCCGAGCAGTACGGCCCCTGCTGTGGAATGATCGACACGTGGGCCGCCTTCCAGCCTGCGCTGGAATCCTTCTGTGGCTTTTCCGGCATCGTGGTGGGCACCCAGCGTCGCCCCTGTCCTGGCGGCTCCGAACAAGGAGGCAAAGTCCGCTGCCAGCCTGCCGACGTTTTCCAGATGCTCCTGCAAGGTCTGCCAGTCTTCTTTCGGATGGCCGGCGAGCGTATGCGCGTACAGCATGCGTCCCTCCCGAGAGTATGGAGAAATATATGTGTCGTTATTGTCCCACTCAGGGAGGGGTAAAACCCCCACCTTTAGGTGGCGGCTTTAGCGTTTCTTTTGTAGTCTGTGGGCATGAGCAATTATCGTAAAGGCTCCCACAGTGTTTTTTCAATTCACCTGCACCTGGTCTGGATAACCAAGTACAGGAAAAAGATTTTGTCAGGCGACATCGCCCAGAGAGCCAGGTCGCTGATACGCGGCATCTGTGAAAAGCATCAGGTGGAAATTCTCAAAGGACATATAGCACCCGACCATATCCATCTTTTCGTTTCGATTTCACCAAGCCTTGCTGTGAGCAAGTTGATGCAACAACTGAAAGGCCGAACCGCGCATGCCATGATAAATGAATTTCCATTGTTGCGCCGCCAGT contains these protein-coding regions:
- a CDS encoding DNA cytosine methyltransferase, whose amino-acid sequence is MLKVGSLFSGAGLCDLGLSWAGFRHQWFCEIDPFCRMVLARYWPDIPLYEDVNTLKGSELPPVDVLCGGFPCQDVSQGGKHAGIKKGTRSGLWLEYARLIGEIRPRYVIIENVRGLLARGIEIVLQDLAEIGYDAEWEVLSAAALGAPHRRERVFVVAFPHSNGPDPERRLLSPLQRIVGEVDQPFGILAWLGIRIVGQSREAVRHAYPGPVLY
- a CDS encoding DNA-methyltransferase produces the protein MDSHFQTDGISLYQGDALRVLTTLPEASVDAVLTDPPYSSGGVTLGARQADPAQKYQSSGTKKQYPPMLGDSKDQHSWIMWCTLWLGECWRIAREGAPLMVFTDWRQLPALSDAVQAAGWKWLGIVPWDKRSARPQIGKFRQQCEYVLFAVKGRFIAHTRTCLPGVYGYPVIAARKVHLTSKPVELIEDLLAVAAPQATVLDPFMGGGSVGEACIRTGRSYIGMELSPEYYEISRSRLTAVLAERT
- a CDS encoding type I-C CRISPR-associated protein Cas8c/Csd1, which gives rise to MYLTELYRFYDRMTQDPQSGMPPEGMSAEAIHFALVIGEDGSLKGVHDLRDSKGKPLRRFVPAAVSRSSNVAANFLWDKTSYVLGIDGRDDSCPSPEKRQSFLALHHERFDACPDRHAKALLAFLDHWRPEMLHSLPERQALLGSRLVFQLEGEDRFLHEEPAMDAGPATGSAEISFALVIAEDGSLRSVRDLRDSKGKPRKMSVPAARRRKKELLPNMLWDDAAYVLGVDGKDDTRPSPETAAAFHALHRKLLQDADDRHARALLAFLDRWQPEMLQSLPERQALLDSNLVFRLQGEEGFLHEHPALQRIWLDNLDGQECPQGQCLVTGREG
- the cas5c gene encoding type I-C CRISPR-associated protein Cas5c, producing the protein MIGVRLRVRGDYALFTRPENKGERCSNDVPTPSAMRGILEAIHWKPAIRWLVDRIHVLNPIVFDSIRRNEVSEKGPSVKSVKNAAKNGTPLYLFADECRQQRATLLLRHVDYVIEAHFELTDKAGPSDNEGKHIDIFRRRARNGECFQQPCLGCREFPAYFSLLEEEDAMPASSLAHDAPRDLGYMLYDIDYAHGMKPLFYRPRLEQGIIDVARWKRETLCI
- the cas3 gene encoding CRISPR-associated helicase Cas3'; protein product: MLYAHTLAGHPKEDWQTLQEHLENVGRLAADFASLFGAARTGATLGAHHDAGKATEGFQRRLEGGPRVDHSTAGAVLLGQRWEASPSRQTAALGTMLSRFLAYPILGHHGGLPDAGSEYGTGLDHRLAPGNIQKLPSWDPAAIPLPASPMDIYQEMLPLICKQGRHPDPFRICFALRMLFSCLVDADYLDTERFCTPDIYRLRPAVPALSPLAARLEDYLHRKGFLHESRVAPEELEAGAAAPCGSSERQKAIALARSFIREQCEQAAAAAPGLFSLTVPTGGGKTLSSLSFAIRHAIRHDLRRIIFVVPYTSIIEQNAQIFREALGDEVVLEHHSNFVHPDEGDDESTTSLQYRLSTENWEAAVIVTTSVQFFESLFSCKPSRCRKLHNIARSVVILDEAQMIPVPFVAPCVEALRSLAGHYGTSIVLCTATQPALLRSTALPCGFEADEVRSLVPESTLPALFRIFERVRTTFEPMLTDAELGARLLAERRVLCILNSRRHARALFERCGKNEDLFHLSAYMTPCHRSRTLQTIRERLASGLPCRVISTSLIECGVDISFPVVYRERNGLDVIAQAAGRCNRHGERELGQVCVFDGEQPVPLRAADLNRRREACALVQDADDLFGPATIRRYFQALYSHPELLDEHAILRKMKLVTSSNAALDPRFYRIPKLDADFAEIDRTFQFIESQTDSVVIESQLPEELRTCLRNEQTLPSRVFRRLQSYSVQVYRWEREAMEQAGRLECLHDCVYLLSGGLGYAEDTGLDVRMADGISSADLVF
- the tnpA gene encoding IS200/IS605 family transposase; protein product: MSNYRKGSHSVFSIHLHLVWITKYRKKILSGDIAQRARSLIRGICEKHQVEILKGHIAPDHIHLFVSISPSLAVSKLMQQLKGRTAHAMINEFPLLRRQYWGRHMWARGYFCCSSGNVTDEVIKQYITQQEDADETFRIEGE